The proteins below are encoded in one region of Castor canadensis chromosome 6, mCasCan1.hap1v2, whole genome shotgun sequence:
- the Fbxo24 gene encoding F-box only protein 24 has translation MGGKTQGEELREVKRTCPSCGPEPGGEEKKGRGNPISVQLFPPELVEHIISFLPVRDVVALGQTCHYFHEVCDAEGLWRRICRRLSPRLREQGSGVRPWKRAAILNYTKGLYFQAFGGRRRCLSKSVAPLLAHGYRRFLPTKDHVFILDYVGTLFFLKNALVSSTLGQIQWKRACRYVVLCRGAKDFASDPRCDTVYRKYLYVLATREQPGMVGTTGSQACDCVEVYLQSSGQRVFKMTFHHSMSFKQIVLVGQETHRALLLLTEEGKIYSLVVNETQLDQPRSYTVQLALRKVSCCLPHLRVTFMASNQSSTLYITDQGGVYFEVHTPGVYRDLFGTLQAFDPLDQQMPIALSLPAKILFCALGYNHLGLVDEFGRIFMQGNNRYGQLGTGDKMDRGEPTQVHYLQCPIALWCGLNHSLVLSQGLDCSKELLGCGCGAGGRLPGWPKGSASFVKLHVKVPLCACSLCSTRECLYMLSSHDIEHCPAYRDLPPSKAVGSPEPSLGTGAPQDPGGAARACEEYLNQIHSCPTLQDRMEKMKEIVGWMPLMAAQKDFFWEALDMLQRAAGGVASGPSTPES, from the exons GTAAAGCGGACCTGCCCTTCCTGTGGCCCAGAGCCTGGGggtgaagaaaagaagggaagagggaacCCTATTTCTGTTCAGTTGTTCCCCCCAGAGCTG GTGGAACACATCATCTCATTTCTCCCAGTCAGAGATGTAGTCGCCCTAGGCCAGACCTGCCACTACTTCCACGAAGTGTGTGACGCTGAGGGCCTGTGGAGACGCATCTGCCGCAGGCTCAGTCCACGCCTCCGAGAGCAGGGATCTGGGGTCCGGCCCTGGAAGAGAGCTGCCATTCTTAACT ACACGAAGGGCCTGTATTTCCAGGCATTTGGAGGCCGCCGCCGATGTCTCAGCAAGAGTGTGGCACCCCTGCTAGCCCATGGCTACCGCCGCTTCTTGCCCACAAAGGATCATGTGTTCATTCTCGACTATGTGGGAACCCTCTTCTTCCTCAAAAATGCCCTAGTCTCCTCCACCCTTGGCCAGATCCAGTGGAAGCGGGCTTGCCGCTATGTTGTATTGTGTCGAGGAGCCAAGGAT TTCGCCTCCGACCCAAGGTGTGACACAGTTTACCGTAAATATCTGTATGTCTTGGCCACTCGGGAGCAGCCAGGAATGGTAGGCACAACTGGCAGCCAGGCCTGCGACTGTGTGGAGGTCTATCTGCAGTCCAGTGGGCAGAGGGTCTTCAAGATGACATTCCATCACTCCATGAGCTTCAAACAGATTGTGCTGGTTGGTCAGGAGACACATCGGGCTCTGCTGCTCCTCACAG AGGAAGGAAAAATCTATTCTTTAGTAGTGAATGAGACCCAGCTGGACCAGCCACGCTCCTACACAGTCCAATTGGCCCTCAGGAAGGTATCTTGTTGCCTGCCACATCTTCGTGTGACCTTCATGGCTTCTAACCAGAGCAGCACTCTCTATATCACAG ACCAGGGGGGAGTGTATTTTGAGGTGCATACTCCAGGGGTGTATCGTGATCTCTTTGGGACCCTTCAAGCCTTTGACCCCTTGGACCAGCAGATGCCGATTGCTCTCTCACTGCCTGCCAAG ATCCTATTCTGCGCTCTTGGCTACAATCACCTTGGCCTGGTCGATGAGTTTGGCCGAATCTTTATGCAAGGAAATAACAGATATGGGCAGCTGGGAACAGGGGACAAAATGGACCGAGGGGAACCCACACAG GTACATTATCTGCAGTGCCCCATTGCATTGTGGTGTGGCCTCAACCATTCTCTAGTGCTGAGCCAGGGCTTGGACTGCAGCAAGGAGCTACTGGGCTGCGGCTGTGGAGCTGGAGGCCGTCTCCCTGGCTGGCCTAAGGGGAGTGCCTCCTTCGTCAAGCTTCATGTCAAG GTCCCTTTGTGTGCCTGCTCCCTCTGCTCCACCAGAGAGTGCCTCTACATGCTATCCAGCCACGACATTGAGCACTGCCCTGCCTATCGGGACCTGCCACCCAGCAAGGCAGTGGGGAGCCCCGAGCCCAGCCTAGGGACTGGAGCCCCCCAGGACCCTGGCGGGGCAGCCCGGGCCTGTGAGGAATACCTCAATCAGATCCACAGTTGTCCTACATTGCAGGACCGCATGGAGAAGATGAAGGAGATTGTGGGCTGGATGCCTTTGATGGCTGCACAGAAGGATTTCTTCTGGGAGGCCCTGGACATGCTGCAAAGGGCCGCTGGTGGGGTTGCCTCAGGCCCTTCGACCCCTGAGAGCTGA
- the Pcolce gene encoding procollagen C-endopeptidase enhancer 1 has translation MLPAATPASLLGPFLTAWVLPFLLPFAQGQTPNYTRPVFLCGGNVTGDSGYVASEGFPNLYPPNKECLWTIKVPEGQSVSLSFRVFDLELQSFCRYDVLEVFAGSRISREQRLGRFCGTFRPAPIVAPGNEVTLRMITDEGTAGRGFLIWYSGRVPSEHQVCGGRLEKAQGILTTPNWPESDYPPGISCSWHIIAPPDQVIALTFGKFDLESDTHCRYDSVSVFNGAVSDDSKRLGKFCGDQAPRPITSEGNELLVQFVSDLTVTADGFSASYKTLPRSTVEKEEAPSLREDTHKVRLLAMPKLQPNQKPEVSPEAKATPVGTVAPSVPCPKQCRRSGTMQSNFCASDVVVTGTVKSMVRGPGEGLTITVSLIGAYKTEGLDLPSPPTDTSLKFYLPCRQCPIMKKGNSYLLMGKMEENLGPVLSQESFVVLYRSNQDPILNNLSKRKCSSSPGQAA, from the exons ATGCTGCCGGCGGCCACTCCAGCCTCCCTCCTGGGGCCTTTCCTCACAGCCTGGGTGCTGCCTTTCTTGCTGCCTTTTGCACAGGGCCAGACCCCCAACTACACAAG accTGTGTTCTTGTGTGGAGGGAATGTGACCGGGGACTCTGGTTACGTGGCAAGTGAGGGTTTCCCAAACCTCTACCCCCCCAATAAGGAATGCTTGTGGACAATAAAG GTCCCCGAGGGCCAGTCTGTATCCCTCTCCTTCCGAGTCTTTGACCTGGAGCTGCAGTCCTTTTGCCGGTATGATGTTCTTGAGGTCTTTGCTGGATCTAGAATCTCAAGGGAGCAGCGGCTGGGGCGCTTCTGCGGGACTTTCCGGCCTGCGCCCATAGTCGCCCCAGGCAATGAAGTGACTTTGAGAATGATAACAGATGAGGGGACAGCAGGACGAGGCTTCCTGATTTGGTACAGCGGGCGGGTCCCCTCAG aGCACCAGGTTTGCGGGGGGCGGCTGGAGAAGGCGCAGGGAATCCTAACTACACCCAACTGGCCTGAGTCTGATTACCCCCCAGGCATCAGCTGTTCCTGGCACATCATTGCACCCCCGGATCAG GTGATCGCCCTGACCTTTGGGAAGTTCGACTTGGAGTCTGACACCCACTGTCGCTATGACTCGGTCAGCGTGTTCAATGGAGCTGTGAGCGACGATTCCAAGAGACTGGGAAAGTTCTGCGGTGACCAGGCCCCGCG CCCCATCACCTCTGAAGGAAATGAACTCCTGGTCCAGTTCGTCTCTGATCTTACTGTCACTGCTGATGGCTTCTCTGCTTCCTACAAAACCCTTCCACGCAGTACTGTTGAAAAAGAGGAAGCCCCAAGCCTGAGGGAGGACACCCACAAAGTCAGGCTGCTCGCCATGCCCAAGCTCCAACCTAACCAGAAGCCAGAGGTCTCCCCTGAGGCCAAGGCAACTCCAGTGGGCACTG TTGCACCCAGTGTCCCCTGCCCAAAGCAGTGCCGGCGGTCAGGCACCATGCAGAGCAACTTCTGTGCCAGTGATGTAG TGGTTACTGGGACAGTTAAGTCCATGGTTCGGGGCCCAGGCGAGGGTCTCACCATCACTGTCAGTCTCATTGGTGCTTATAAAACTGAAGGACTGGACCTGCCTTCTCCACCCACTGACACCTCCCTGAAGTTTTACTTGCCTTGTAGGCAGTGTCCCATCATGAAAAAAG gaAACAGTTATCTGCTGATGGGTAAAATGGAAGAGAACTTGGGTCCTGTCCTTTCTCAAGAAAGCTTCGTGGTTCTCTACCGGTCCAACCAGGACCCGATCCTCAACAACCTAAGCAAGAGAAAGTGTTCCTCCTCACCTGGGCAGGCTGCCTGA
- the Mospd3 gene encoding motile sperm domain-containing protein 3 encodes MRRGAPQDQELVGPGVPGRGSRGAPPPSRPVVPVLVFPPDLVFRADQRSGPRQLLTLYNPTGTALRFRVLCTAPAKYTVFDAEGYVKPQSCVDIVIRHVAPIPSHFDVQDRFRIELSEEGADGRVVGRRDITSVLRAPAYPLELQGQPEPTLHPEPPSWTAPPPARHFQENPRQQLATSSFLLFLLTGIVSVAFLLLPLHDELDSQLPQVLHVSLGQKLVAAYVLGLLTMVFLRT; translated from the exons ATGCGCCGTGGGGCGCCCCAGGACCAGGAGCTGGTGGGTCCGGGGGTCCCTGGGCGTGGGTCCCGGGGTGCCCCTCCTCCCTCAAGACCCGTTGTCCCGGTGCTCGTCTTTCCCCCGGATCTAGTATTCAGGGCTGACCAAAGGAGCGGACCCCGGCAGCTGCTGACCCTCTATAACCCCACAGGAACTGCGCTTCGTTTCCGAG TCCTGTGCACAGCACCTGCCAAATATACGGTGTTTGACGCAGAAGGATATGTGAAACCGCAGTCCTGCGTTGACAT TGTAATTCGCCACGTGGCCCCCATTCCCAGTCATTTTGATGTCCAGGACCGTTTCCGAATTGAGCTGTCTGAGGAGGGGGCTGACGGCCGAGTGGTGGGTCGAAGGGACATCACCTCGGTTCTGAGGGCCCCAGCATACCCCCTAGAGCTTCAGGGACAGCCTGAGCCAACACTCCACCCAGAGCCTCCTTCCTGGACAGCACCACCCCCGGCCAGACACTTCCAAGAGA ACCCCCGCCAGCAACTGGCCACCagctctttcctcctcttcttgctGACGGGCATAGTCTCTGTGGCCTTCCTGCTGCTACCACTTCATGATGAACTTGACAGCCAGCTGCCTCAAGTCCTGCATGTTTCCCTGGGACAAAAGCTGGTGGCAGCCTATGTCTTAG GCCTCCTCACCATGGTGTTCCTCCGGACCTGA